In Brassica napus cultivar Da-Ae chromosome A3, Da-Ae, whole genome shotgun sequence, the sequence AGATCTTGcaccaaataaaatataattcggGTTACTCATATAGATCAGATCGCAGAATGTTGCAGACCGATTGCAATTATTACCGAGCTGACCAAAAGTCTAGTCCTTGCACACAACTTTGCACACTAGTAAAAAACAGGGCCACAGCCACGTTAATTTTCATGGGTATGACCAAATTTTCGTGGCTATACGGAGCAGAAGCCACGAAAAGCTACGAAACGCAAAACGTACGTATACGAGCGTAGCAAAAACAGCGCGTGTCAAAAAACGTAGCAAAATGCCACGTATTGCCCGAAACTTTTCGTAGCAACTTTGCTACGATTTGAGACGAAACATGCGTGGCAATGTGCTACGGTTTGACACGGATGGTAATGTAGCAATAAGCTACGGTTTGCTACGATTATTTTCGTGGgtagttttaataattataaaaaaaattaaaaacaattataaagcACCAATTTGAAATTTCTATAAAATGCAAAATGCGAATTAAAAGCTAAAATATCatagaaactaaaatatattacataaaagTTGCAGTTTTAAACATTCAAAAGATAATACAACTTGAAACAAAGTACACAAAAGATTGAAGCTTAATACATCAACTGACCAAACCTTACATACCAAGGTCTTGGCACCACCTATCTAACTCAGATGGGTTATTGATCGTGAGATGTTGTGGTAGAGCCGTAGACTGACCTTGATCTTGTGGCTGATGTTGAGATTGAATTGGAGCTTGGGGCTGAAAGCATTGATTTCTGCCTTCAAAGCACTGAAATCTTCCTTGAATCCAGCAATGTCTTCCTTGACTTCAGAAATGGTGGTCTCAAAGCCAGACATGCGCTATTCAACGAGGCATCACCTCTGGTGCCCCCAACAGCACAAAGCAGAATCTCCTATGGGCTCCATAATCGCCTATGCCCCTTTTTCATTTAGTGGGCGTGAAATGACGGGAATGCACCAGAaaggtggaaaaaaaaaaaaaattcgaaattgggggggggggggatttcGGTCGGTCTGGgtttcggtttgggtttggtGTGGGTTTCGGTCTGGGTTTTATTAATTCAGTTCAATTGAAACCGAATCAATTTCAATTGgatttctggaaaaaaaattttaaaattaaaagaaaataaaatcccGCAGCTCGATGAGGAAAGCTCCTCTTCTACAGCTCCCACccgataagaaaataaaatcccGCAGCTCTGGTTCGCAGCTCTGGTTCGCAGCTCCCTCACAGCAACTGAGTCTGTTATCGATGTCGATAGCAACTCTGGAGACGCCGTCGGACGGCAACGTTTCCACCGGCTAGCATTCTTTAGGATAGGTCGTAATGCAGGTTAGTTATTCTCTCCTTAGCGAGCTGCAAGATAGAaatttgatttagggtttgtaaTTGAAAGTGTTGAAACAGCATTGATTCTGGGATGATTTGGttgatttatatatgaaattgtTATGCATTGGGGTGCGTGAATTGTCTTAATTGTGAGTAGCTTTGCCCGGAGATCTCTCCGATCAATCAATCGTACATACATTTGAGTTCTTGTTTAAGCATTAAGCATTACTTTGTATAACTAGGTATAACAAGTAGAACTGATAATTGTTGTATAGTAGGTAAAACCTGGTAAAACTGTTGACAAGTCGGTAGAACTAAGAACTACGGGTATAACTaaaacctttttattttgttcttgcAGGATACAATGATGAAATATGTGAGCGTCTATTTCAAATTCAAAGGGGAGATCTCTTGTGTAACCTTGAAGACAACAGTGGAGGATATAAGTTTGGCAATGCTAGAAGAAAAGTTGTATAAAAAGCTTGCGTTAAATGAAAGTAACGTAAAACTGGCATTGAAGTGCATGCCGATGGTGTATGGATCTGAAGAACAGCAAATTAttcgtgatgatgatgatctgttTGGTTTCCTAACAACCGTTGATAAAGACAACCGTAGATCTCTTTTGTTAGTGGAGGAAACGAGTAGATCAGATCAGTTAGAGAAGGTGCCGAGAGTGGGCAGAAGTTCATTTGGTATGAACTACGAAGTGTTGCAGGGAGATGATGATGTTTATGATGAAATCGGACCGAAGGCCATAACTCTGTATGTAGAAAATGGTCAAGCAAATCAGCAGAAGGATCCGATAGATGCAGAGAATGATTTTATGGATACGGACATTGCTGCAGAGACAGACACTGCAGCAGAGACAGACACCGCAGCAGAGACAGACACCGCAGCTGAAACGGACACAGCAGCTGAAACGGACACCACAGCTGAAACGGACACAGCAGCTGAAACGGACACAGCAGCTGAGACGGACACTGCAGCAGAGACGAACACCGCAGGTGAGACGGGTATGGCTGCAGATTAGTATATTGAGCAGCCACCTATAAAAAAAGGTAGTCAGGTTATAGAGGCTTGGGAAGACGGTTTGGGTCTGTATAAGCTTCAGGAGTTTCCAAGTAAGAAAGCACTTCAAGAGGTGGTCGATAGAGCTGCATTTGGTGAATGCTTTCGTTATGTTATCAAAAAGTCGGACCGGAGACGATTGGTGTTAAAATGTTGTGAAGCAACTTGTAAGTGGAGTTTACGAGCTGCAAAGATTTCAGAGACTGAATTTTTTTCAGTTAGGAGGTACACAGGTGTGCATACATGCTCTCGGTCTAATCAAAGTAAAAGCAGCAACATCAAGAGGAAAGGCTCCGCAGAATTAGTGGCGACTTTTCTGAATGAGGAATATCCTGGAAAACTAAGTACTCCTGTTCCGAAAGATTTCATGGATCTTATAAAGTTAAAACTTGGTGTAACAATATCCTACTCCACAGCCTTGAGAGGGAAAAATCTAGCTATTTCTGAGTTGCGTGTTGGTTCTGAAGAGAGCTACAAGATGCTATATAGCTACTCGTATATGTTAGAGCAGGTCAATCCGGGAACAAAAACAGGGGTGAAGTTGGATGAAGCAAATAAGTTCAAGTACCTCTTCGTAGCTCTAGGAGCTTGTATTGAAGGTTTTGCAGCCATGAGGAAGGTGATAGTTGTCGATGCCACATTTCTGAAGAATGGATATGGTGGTGTACTAGTATTTGCTAAAGCTCAAGATCGTAATCGTCACCATTATCCGCTTGCGTTTGGTGTACTCGACGGTGAGAATAATGCTAGTTGGACATGGTTTTTCGAGATGCTCAAAACTGCTATACCAGACTCTTCTGAATTAGTATTTATGAGTGATAGAAACCAGAGCCTAATCGCAGCTGTAGCTAATGTGTTTCCACAATCTCACCATGGCCATTGTATATGGCATTTGTCTCAGAATGTGAGAGGGCATTCTTGTAACACAACCAAAGCCGTAGTCGCATGGAGATTTATGGAGTTGGCTAGGTGTTACACGGTGGCTGAGTTAGAGTCTGCTTACGCATCTTTTAAGGTGAGATTTCCTCCAGCATACAAGTATTTGGAGGAGCATACGGATAAACGCACATGGGCTCGGGTTTATTTCCCAGGTGTGAGATACAACTTGGACACTAGCAACAGTGTGGAGTCAATGAACAGCGTCTTTAAGGACGCCAGGAGGTATGCTTTAATACCATTGTTGGATACAATCATCAAAAAGTTTTCAGACTGGTTCAATGAACATCGGAAAGACTCTGTGGCTGGGTCGATTGATACCAAACTGGTTCCTCTTATCGAGATTCACTTGCATAACCTATGGAGCACAGCTGAGAAAACACCAGTGCGTGAGCTTAATAGTTATGAGCTTGAGTACGAGGTAACCGACACTGAAAACGGGAAGAATTATGTTGTCAACTTGATAGAGAAAAGCTGTAGCTGCAAGGTGTATGATTATGAAAAGTATCCTTGTCTGCACGGACTTGCTGCTTACTTATATTTCCTTGAGGTTGAAGCTGCTCCTGGTCGTCGACGTGATGTGAAGATAGAGTATCATGAGTTGTGCTCGAAATATTACTGGACGGAACTTTGGGCATTGGCTTATTACAAGACTATTTATTATGTGCCGGACAAGTGTGATTGGAATGTACCAGATCACATCAGAGAGCTTCAAATCATACCTCTGGATCGCCTCAAGAGGAAGGGAAGAAAAAAGAATAAGAGGAATCCATCTGTTGGTGAACGACGTAAAAGGACACAAAACATAAGGCGATGAAGGCAAAATTCGGTTTCAGTTGGCTGTTGTTTGGAATGCGTAGTAGTAATCCCAGTGAATCAAACTAGATCTTCTGGTTTGGATTTTATTGCTCTTGTGTTGCTTTTGAAAATATTGGTAAAACTAAGTATATCTTTTGTGGCATAGACTCGAAAGTTTGAAAGTTTGAAGAATTCTATGTTTAAGCGATCTAACCATGTATTATCTAAGTTTAAGTGTTTGTTTTCTCGTTTGTTTTGCAACCTCTGTTTAAGCGTTTTGGCAGTTATGTATAAGTGATATATTAGAAAACCGCGgaaaactagtataactaggtGTAACTATGATAGAAATCGGCATAATCCGAAAATTCCCAACTACATAAGTCTTAATAGAAACACGGTCACCAAAAATTATATAGCAGATAATGCTTCTCAAAATATATTAGTGAAGATAACAAATATTTGCGAACCTCCAAATAAGAAAACTCAttgttttatgaaaaaatatatcatcGTATATAGTCTTTCAAAGAGCACTTTGTTAATAAGATCAGCTTATAAAGAAGTATTCTATAGTTTTcatgatttaaaatatgttattgcACTAATCATTTATGCTTACATGACAATGCAGAAAAATGACAAGTAGAACTTTctttacaaattaaaattataggtaaaactaaaaaatgttgAAATCACGAAAAGTAGAACTATGATGAAAATTGGTAACACCAGAAACTTCAGTATAACTAAGAGCAAATATTTTGGAgggagaataaaaaaaatttcgcgCCTAAACGAGAAAAGCCAAATTTTCCAATCCAATTATTTTGGTCAAAAAGTAGATTCCCTCTGCTCTTTTACCTGTGTCTCGTCTTTTACTATCTTTTCCCAAACACTTTTTCACTTCCCCACCACTCTCTATTTCAACTCTCTCTCACCATTCATACACCTTCTCTTTATCCATTCTGTTTCTATATTCTCTGAAGATTCACGGTTTTACTCTTTCCCTTTTACTGAACATGACTCATCCGTATGAAGAGATGAAGGAGATGAAGAGGCTGAAGAAACACTACGACATGTTAGGGTTCGTTGCCGATGCCCAATATGGAATTCCCACCCGTTGCCCATGCGGTGGTGAAATAATGATGAATGTTTCTCCAACTCCGAAGTACAAATCAGATTTCGATACCTTGCCTGGGAGTAGGTACTTCACCTGCAAGAATTATGAGGTAATTTTTCTCCAACTAAGGGAAACTGAGATAAACTGAGTTTATACTATGGGTGAAACTGTGTTATACTCTAAGTGAAACTGTGTTATATTCTGGATATCTATGGGTGAAACTGTGTTATACTCTAAGTGAAACTGTGTTATACTCTGGATATCTATGGGTGAAACTGTGTTATCCTATGGCTGAAACTGTGTTATGGTGAAACTGACTTCCACTCTGGTTGAAACTGTGCAGGACGATGGGTTACACTTTCGTCAGCCATGGGCTTTTGGTGTTCAGCAAGAAGTGGAGCGCCTAAGGGGAGAGGTGAAAGAGTTGGCTGAAGAGATTGCTAAGCTTAAGAGGCTCATTACCTCGACCTCCCGTCCATGAGTTTCTCAACCTCGCAAGTTCTGAGTTCATGTGCTAAAAACTTTGTCTTCCCTAACtatctatttttcttatttcgGTTAACACAAGTCTTTGTTTGTCTTGTTAAGACTTGTGTAAGTTTATGTGTTCAAACTTATGTTATGCTAAGCACTCTTATGTTTATCAATTGGTACTCTATGTTTAGACTTTCATCATCAACCATtattctaaaaaactaatttccTACACATTTCCAATGATGTGTACTCTCTCTTAAACTAATTTCCTAGACTTTAACAATTGGTAATCTCCTAGACTCTCACTCGACCAACACAATAAAAGTAAAAGCATCCACaacaaagatttgataacatAGTTAAAAGTTCTAAATCCACATCACAAACAAGAAACACATCAAAAAACATCGTTTGTCTACttcataaaaaaacataaaaacaaagttCTAACACACCAAGCAAGTGAGGCATCTCTGCTTCACTTCTTCATgcgtttttgtttctttgctttctcttgTGCTGGTGCTTCTTCTTCTACTGCTTTAGCTTGTGCCTCCTTGACAAACTCCTCAAGCGGGGTCAATCTCCCATCCAATTGGTCAACCTTCTTGTCAACTGTCCTCATCAGTTTCAACGTTCTTTTCACCAACTTCATAACATCTCCCAGTTGAATGGACTGCTCACCTTCTTCTATTCCATCCCCTCCTGCAGGTTCACTCGCTTCTGCCTGATTTTGGCGCGCAGCTACATCCTCGTCGTGCATGTCTTGAAAAAAGACCTTATAGCCTGCATCCAGACACTTCTCCCAACTGTCCACAGCTATATCAGATTCATCAACATCGTCTTCATCTTCCAAAATGTCATCCAAGAGCCTTTCTTCTTGTGGAGTTCTGGTGGGGATGATACTGTCGATATCTTGTCACAAACACaattaattttgaatcttaGCAACTTAGTGAGACCATTGTTCCGTTCCTAGTCCTACCTTAGTTCAACCATAGGTCCATTATCTAGTCCTACCTTAGTTCACCCTAGTTTTACTTTAATCCTACCACCGTATTACTCTAGTTCTACCACAGTATTACTCTTGTTCTACTTTAGTTCACAGGTTAACTTACGGTTGTGTTAGACAATTCCTTGTTTATCTCCGAAAGTGACACCCCTGTCATTCCATTTCGTTTGAATGAGGACTTGCACATCCTCATGCAGTTGACATCAGCTTCTTCAACAGGTTCTCTGAACGCCAATCCTAGCTTAGGAATTGCCTCGAATGCAAGAAGCTGTTATACACaacatttataaaataccaTCAGTAAATAACAATAGCAATCAAGTCATTAATGGGATTTTGCATACCTCTAGTGGAACACAGAAACCCGGAAGCGGCCATAATGTACCCTCTTTCACCACCCCTCCAAAATGCTTCATTGTGTGAGAGATCTCCTTCAGCATGTAATCATAAGAGAATCTCTCCCATTGAAAGGACTTACACAAGTCAAGATCATCCACTGCTCTCTGGAACACCTCCAACACAGGATTAGCCTTGTGTCCAACCTTCGTTTGCGCGCAAACAACAGAAGCTAAGAAGAATAGAACCGCCATCTTCAGTCTGTCTTTGTGGGGTCCCATGTTCACGAGCTTCTCCTTAACATCCTCCAACCTTCTTAGTTCTCCTTCCTTGAAATGTCGATCAACGAACTTCGTCCCACCAAGCTTTTTGTAGCCGAGAGGATAGTTGTGGCAGAATAGCCCAGATATCAAACCGTGTTCCCTCAGCCCATAACGGATGGCAACACCATTCACAATGAACCATACTTCTCTCCGCCTCTCGCTACCGGCAGTACGCAGAAACAACATCCACATACCCTGAACCCTTTGGTTGTTCTCGCTTTTCATGTGGAAAATGTGTCTGAATTGAGGATGCTCCGTGAACCAGTTCCACTCCGCGTTAGACAGCTTCGGTTTCAGATTGCGTAGCGTCTTAATCGCACTAGTTATCATGCACCTCGTCCCTAGCTTTATTTTTTTCCGGTACTCAGATGGCTTGAAGAACATATTGGTTGGTTTGATTGCCTCGGGTGCCTCATTTTCATCCAAATCCTGCAAGTTATATCCAAGTTATATCCAACTTATACAAACGTTATACTAAAGTTATACTCAAGTTATACTCAAGTTATACTAACGCAAACCTAAGTAATACCAAAACTGACAGTTTTTCCAATAGTTCTCCTAGTATTACTAACATAACATTAACCCATTCGATTTACTACCTCTCCCGAATCATATCTTATTCAAACTCATTGTTAATTTGTTACATGAGGTTCAGGTGGATTCCCATTCTCGTttgcttcctcttctccttctccatttGCTTGTTCTTCTTCCGAACGCGCATTCACTTCGTTCTCTCCATCTGGAGGTTCTTCTTCAGAATCTTCATGGTCCTGGTTAGAACTCTCGTTCTCTCCATCTGggttttcttgttcttcttcagaACTCTCATTCACTTCATCTCCAAAAGCGGTTTTCTCATTCTCTTCATCTCCAGAGCGGTTTCCTCATTCTCTTCATCTCCAGAAGCGGTTTCCTCATTCTCTTCATCTCCAGGACCTTTGTTCAGTGTCGTCGGAGCAGCTTCTGCAACCACATTAAACGGCTCAGTCATCTCCGCCGTATTCTCAGACGAGTCCTTTCTCGTCTTCTCCGTCGAGCCATCCATCGTCTGAGTCATCTCCATCGAGACATCCGTCGTCTTTGCCGTCGATTCATCCGTCGTCTTTGCCGTTGATTCATCCGTCGT encodes:
- the LOC125607307 gene encoding uncharacterized protein LOC125607307, with the protein product MTHPYEEMKEMKRLKKHYDMLGFVADAQYGIPTRCPCGGEIMMNVSPTPKYKSDFDTLPGSRYFTCKNYEDDGLHFRQPWAFGVQQEVERLRGEVKELAEEIAKLKRLITSTSRP